GCCGGTTCGGGCGTCACACAAGCGGCCGACGGGTTTCTGCCAAGTGAAGTGCGGACTGTCGTTATAAAACACGATTGTGCGGTCGAAACCGAAATCGACGGGCTTGCGATCCAGGATCGAAATCGACTCGATAAACGACAACTTGCCGGCTCGCGCGACGTCAACGTCGGTGATGTCGTCACACATCCGCAGCGTTTCGATGTTACCGGCCGACGACAAAATACGTTTGCCCGTGATCTCGGTACCGTCGTCCAAAACAACGCCAGCGGCTTGCCCGTTTTCGACGTGGATCTTGGACACGCCGCTGCGCAGTTTCAATTCGCCGCCCAGCCCGCGAAACTTCTTGACCAAGTTCTTCAAGATCACGCGGACTCCCTTGAACGGTCGGCCGAAGCCCTCCAAATAACAGGCGCGAAACATGATACAGAACTGGCCAAAGTCCATGTCATTTTCGCGTGCGTTGCCGTACCACATCAGCGGGCAGATCAGCATCTCGATCAGCAGCGGATCGGTGATGTGTTCGGCCATCACCTGGCGTGCCGAACGCATGAAGTTGGGCGCGTCACCGTCCATGTCGGTGTAGTCGAGCAGCGAACCGCAAAGCGATCGGAAACCATCGATTTGATCCGGGAACTGTTTCGCGATCTCAGACTCCAGCAAACTGATATCGTTGGTGAAATCCAGCGAGACATCTGGGAAGCGAATCGACGAACCGATTTGCTCGGCCAACTTGAAATCTTCCCATCGGAAACGAAGTTGGCGGATCAACTTGGCCAACGGTCCTTTCTTATCCGATCCCTTCCGCGCGAAGTTCGTCATCGCGTGCAGGCCAACGTCATAGTCCCGACCGCCCATCCGATAAAACGAGTTCAGCCCGCCGATCGTGTAGTGCTTTTCCAGGATACAAACCCGTTGATCAAAGTGGGCCAGCCGGATTCCGGCCGCCAAGCCGCTCATGCCAGCGCCGATGATGATCGTGTCGTACGGAGCGGTCATGGTGGATGAAAATTCGTGGTGGAGGATGAAGCGGGCGGCTCGACGTGTCAGAATAAGTCACCCGGCGAGGATCGACAACGAGTTCCGTTTTCTGCCACCTGTGTGCACCCCCCCTCCAAAGCGACTTCATGAGCGACGCTAAAAAGATCCGTTTCGTATTGATTGGCGGCTTTCTGGGTGCCGGTAAAACCACCTTGATCGGCCAATTGGCCCGCGCCTACGCGGCCGCTGGCAAGCGAGTCGGCATCATCACCAACGATCAGGCAGAGAATCTGGTCGACACGCAAAATCTTCGTTCGCAAGGCTTCGACGTCGGTGAAGTCGCCGGGGCGTGCTTTTGCTGCAGCTTCGATGACCTTGTATCCACCGCCGATATGCTGTCAGCCGACGGAGCCCCCGACGTGCTGCTGGCCGAGCCCGTGGGCAGTTGTACCGACTTGGTCGCCACGGTCGTGCTGCCACTGCAACAATTGCTGGGTGATCGGTTCGAGTTGGCCCCGTTCGGCGTGCTGTTGAAGCCATCGCACGGAAAGCGGATTCTCAGCATCGACGCCGCCGAGGCGCGAAGTGGTTTTTCGCCTCAAGCAGAATACATCTTTCGCAAACAGCTCGAGGAAGCCGACTACGTCATGGTCGGTCGCCGCGACCAGCTTTCCGATGCGGAAGTCGAAGCGTTGAAACAGCAACTCGCCGCCGTCGCGCCAAACGTGCCCGTGATCGCGGTCAGCCCCGCGACCGGTGCCGGTGTCGACGAAGTGATGGGTTACATCGAGTCACCGATGACTGCGGGACGACGATTGCTTGACATCGACTACGACACGTACGCCGACGGCGAAGCCGAACTGGGCTGGGTCAATTTGACCGCCATGATCCAAGCGGATGTGACGGTTGATCTGGATACGATCGCCGCAGACTTGGTCGGTCGCATTCGCAGCGAAGTCGTCGCCAAGCACGACGGTCATATCGCTCACTTGAAAACGTCAGTACTGGCGGGCGACACCCAAGCCGTCGCCAACGTGGTCAGTAACGATTCGCCAGTCGACGTCGGGTTGTCGGCCGGACGCAGCGTGTCGGGAACGATTCAAGTGATCGTCAATGCGCGAGTCGCCATGGACCCGGAAGACTTGGCGGAGGTATGCCGCGTACAAGTCAATGCATCGGCGTTGGCTTGTGGCGCAGTCGTCACCTCAATCGCCGCACGATCGCTACGGCCCGGGCGTCCTACACCGACGCACAGGGTCGGTGCGTAAAACACCCAGTGCCAGTTCCCGCGGTTCTATCGGCCGAACAGTTTGTCCAAACCGATTTTTTCGATCTGTTTGTTCAACTGTTTTTGGATGTAATTTTCCGCGTTGCCTTGCACGGCTTGCACGCCCAATTGGGCGACGACTTGCCGCACGCCCGAGGAATCCAATCGCGGCTGAGAAATCGTCCCATCGATGGGCAGCGACACCGTTTGGCCGACCAGACCTTGCAAGTCGCGTCCCAGCCAACGCGAATCCAATGGCAACTGCGCAATCATGTTCATGCGACCGTCGAACGCGACCCGTCCGCTGGTGATGATTTGTGCCCGGTCGATTTCGAAATACATTCGTTCGTGAATCACGATTCCACGATCGACAGCAAAGTCGACCTTTTGAGGCGGCATCGTGATGAGTGTACGGTTCGACGATGCCGAGACGGTTTTGCCCATCAATCCGCCCGCCAATGATTTCAGTTGATCGACGCCACCGATCAATTGCTCGGCCAAAGGACCCGCGTTCATTTCGACGCTGCCGATATTCAAGCGACCTACAATGCGAGTTTGATTCGGATCGTCAAACACGATCAACGCTTCGTCCAATTCCGCCGACAGCGTTCCTTGGATTCTTGCGGTGTTGGCTGCCAGCGGTGCCAAGTACTTCAACCAACGGTCCGTCATCTCGGGGGTCAACTGGATCGAGTCCGCGACGACGCCACGATCGATCTGCATCCACATCGGACCGGGCCGGTAATTGACTTTGCCGGCCAAGTTCAAGAATCCTTGCTCGTTGCCAACGGCGACCTTGGACGGCGCCACGGTGACGGTGGTTTCGGTCATTCGAACGGGAATGTTTGCAGATCCGAAAACGACACCTGCAACTTCGGCCGATTGCCAGCCCAAATTCGTTTCGATGTCGAGAGCGATTTCGCCGTCGGGCTTACGGACCGCTTGGATATCGATCGGTGTTTCGTGAATGCCGGTGGCTTGGATGGGGATTCCCGCCATCGGCGTCAGCAGCGTCGCAACCTTGTCCATTTTCAATCGGGCGGGGCCTTTCAATCGCACGTCGCCGACTTGATCGTTCCAAACGACCGTGCCCACCAAGGTCGTCGCGAACCAGTCACCGGCCAATTGAATCTCGTCGGTTTCGATGTTGCCAGACTTGGTTTCGTAACGCAACTTTCCGTTGACTTTCAAATTGGGTTCCGCCCAAACGACGACATCTTCGGCAGGTCGATTCGATGCGGGCATCGGCCCGGCGGCCACGTTGGCGGCAGCGGGTTCCAACATCGCCAAGTTACTGCCCGTCATGCTGGCGAGGATATTGATCCATCCGTCTGTCGTTTTCAAATCGACTTCACCGCTGCAATCGCCGCGGTACGAATACGAAGTGGACGCGACGGATGAGCTAGATGGCCCCGAGGCAAACCCAACCGATTGCACCGGAGCGATTCCGCCGCGGTCGTTCGACGTGACCCGAGTCTGGACGCTCCCTTGCAAACGGTCCAGCATCGCTCGCCATTTGATTTGCATGTCGACCGATTCACCGGACGCGGTACCCTTGACCGCAGCGCTGATCGCTTCGCCGGCGAGGGTCAGCTTGTCGGCAACGATTCGGCCGTCGGGCAGAAGCAGTTCACCGGCAAAGTCCAGCTCGATACTGGGTTGCGAAAAGTACTGTGTCGCGTAGCTGATTCGCGGTTGGGTCATCGTCAGTGTTACTTCGCGGATGCGCGTCGTGACGGTGGATGCGTCACCGATCGCCGACACTTGGAAGTCGCCGCCCGCGTCAACAAACTCAGCCGGCAACCACGGCGCCGCCAGTTCGGAAACGGTTTCCAGACGCCCATTGCCGCGAATCGCGATCGGCATTGGCACAGCACCATCGGGTCGTTTGACGGGCTGCAGCAGGTCGGCTTGCAGCACCAAGCCGTTGGTGTTCATACTGATTTTGGCACGCGACAGTTCTTCCAGCGAATCGCCGCCCCATCGCCCGACCGCTTCAACGTCGCCCTTCATCGCTTGACGACGGATCGTTTGTCCACCCGGCAACGTGACCAGCAAGCTGTTCGCTTCGCCGCTGCCTTCTAATCGCCAAACGTTATCGGCCGACGCGTTCCAGCGGATCTTTCCGTTGGCGGTGCCGGCCAATGTGGCTTCGGAAATTTCGACGATCGGCCGCAACATGGCCGTTAACCGTCCGAAGTCGATTTGCACATGGGCGCTGCCACTTTGCAGATCGCCTTGACCGACGGCAGAACTGAAAGCACTGCGCCATGCGAATTCTTCGGCGCGCACTTGGCCTCGTTGGGTCGCCACCGTCGCGGACAATTCGATCGGATCGATGACGACGTTTTGTCCGCCCGCGCGAGCGCGAAGGGCATCACTGGACATGGTCAGTTTGCTGCGGCGAATCGATGCACCGACGTCTCCGCCACGCGGGGTCGGCGCGCCGGGGTTGGACTCCAGCCTCGCGATCGCGCGCCCGGATATTAGTTCTGCGCCATCGCGCAGCGGCAACATGCCGGGCAATGCTTGATCCAATTTTGCTAAGTCGACTTCGACCCCTGCGGTGCCGTCGATCGCTTCGAGCCAACGCAGCGGGTTGTCATCGGTGCCGACCAACGAGAACGTCGTCGACACGACTCCGTCCATCGTGGCTTTGGCAAAGTCGGTGGTGGCTTCCAAACGGCGGCCGTACAACCGGGCCGCGGTTAATGTCAATTCGCCGTCGAGCGTCGCCAGATCGTTCTTCCACATTTGCGCGGCCGACGATCCCAGCATCTCAGAATCTTCGGCGGTCAGGTTGCGCACTTGCAATTGTCGGATCGCTGCTTCGATCACCCCATCGGCCGCGCTGGCCAACGAGATGGCGCCCGTCGCGTCACCGCCGACGCGACGAGGAATCGATGGGGCAAGTTCGGGCATCCGACGTCGAACCAATTCGACGATGGACAGCGGAAGCGATTCTGTTTTTACGTTCATTTTCCAAGGCAACGATTGCCCCGCGCCGACCGTCGTCGCCAACTCCATGGTACCGCCGATCGCACCGCCGGCGCCGCCCGGTTCGGTCAAGACGCCGTCGAACTTGGCTTGGATGTCAGCCGTTCCCAAATCGACTTCGGCATTCGAGTTGGCCAACTGCCACGCGCGTCCAGTGACTCGGTCTGAAACGTCAACGGTGATGTCTTGGATCTTTATCGTTCCGATCGTCGTCGCCGAATCACCGGTCGATGGTGTTTCAAGCAGCTGTTTCAAGTCGGCTTCGATGCTGGATGTGCCCTCATCGACGCTGCACACGACATGGACGCCGCGAATCGAAATTTGGCCGAGATTCGTGAACGATGAATCCGCGATCGCGCTGCTGGCGGTCATGTCCATGTCCAACTGGGCCACCGACACGTCGGTACCGGCGGCGCTGCCGTGGATGCGCAGCCCCGTCACCTGCAACGGAGTCACCCAACCGATACGAATCGATTCGGCGCTGCCTTCAAGTCCGTAGCCCGCCAAAGTGCTAGCCAGCACCGACCGACCGATCGATGAGTGGCTAATGATCGATGGAGCGGCCAATACCAAGAGAGCAACCAAAGCGATCGCGCCCAATACATAGGCTTGGCGTCGTCGCGAACGACCGTCGCGGCGCCGGCGCGTGGTTTCGCGGAGCGAACGTTCGTTTTGGTCAAGCAGGAAGTCATCAGTCGTCACGGTTTCATCCTTGCCGCCGTATGTTTCGGAATCAGTGGCGGAGTCTAGACATTAAGTCGCCATTGACCCAAGACAGATTTTTCTTCTTAGTGGCGTCTTGCTAACGACAACGGTGCCATTCGGGCTAACCTTCGTCCGTGACAACGATCTGAAACCAAACTCTTGTGATCAACACGCTGTATGCGAATCTTTCTGACCGGTGCGACGGGTCTGCTCGGTAACACAATCGTTCGACATTTGGCGGTCCATCGCCCCGGCGACGTGATCCATGCGTTGGTGCGTCGTCCGCCCGAACCGAAAATCTTTGAAGGCATGGATGTCCAGTTCGTCGAAGCCGATTTGGGCGACGCGGCAACTTACCCGGCCATTGCCGAGGCCATCCAACATTGTGACGTCGTCATTCATGCTGCCGCGTTGATCCATATCGGCTGGAAGCGATTGAACGCGTCGATGCAGGTCAATCGTGACGGAACCGCCGCCATCGTGGACGCTTGCTTGGCACACGAAAAGCCGCTGGTTCACGTCGGCACCGTCGACACGCTGGCATTGGGCAACCGCAGTGCACCGGCCAACGAAGATACGCCGCTGGATGCGAATGGCGAAAAGACGCAGTGCAGCTATGTGGTCAGCAAACGTGCCGGCGTGGATGTGGTCATGGCGGGTGTCCGACGAGGCCTGAGGGCGGTGATCGTTCACCCCGGATTCATGCTTGGCCCCTGGGACTGGAAACCCAGCAGCGGGCGAATGATCGTCGAAGTCGCACGAACGTGGCGGCCACTGGCTCCGTCGGGCGGATGCAGCATTTGCGATCCTCGCGATGTAGCCGCAGGGACGATCGAGGCGATGGACGGAATCGTCGAAGGCCGAATCGACAGCGGGCGGCAATACATTTTGGCTGGCGAAAACTGGACGTATTTCGAATTGTGGCGAGAGATTGCCGCGCGGACTGGCGCCGGCAAACCGGTCATGCCGGCCGGTCCCGGCCAACGCTGGATCGGTTCGATCGTGGCCGGCGCAATGCAGAAATGGTCGGAAAAAGAGGGCGATTTCAATACCGCCTCGTTGGAATTGAGCTCCCAGATCCACTGGTACGACTCGACCCGCGCCCACGACGAATTGGGTTACCGAATTCGAGACCCTCACAAGAGCCTGGATGACGCGGTCGATTGGATCGAGAACCGGCTGCCCGAGAACTCCAAGTCCGCGTCGAAGTCCGGCCCAAAATCCGGCGATTTTTAAGGGAAGCTATCGTTCCCTTGAACGGGTTTCGAGATTCTGGAAGATCGGCATCTGGCGAGCGAAGCCGAAAACTGACCCCCTAACAGAGCCGTGGCCGTCATTTCGGTCGTGATTGACAATCGCTTGCAAACGCGTTCAATCTGTTCGCTGGCGGCAGCATTCGTTCGCGAAGGCCCGCCGACTGAACTGCCCTCTGGGATACGATGGCACGCCACGTTTGGGAAACGAACGCGAGCGGCCATGTTGATGAACCCGGTCGGGATTTTCACGACTCAAAGAGAACGATTTGGATGGCGAGAGCCTCACTCGAAGCGATTCGCGACGCCGCGCCAGCGGTGCTGCCCAGTCTATTGCTGTGCGATTTCGGCGATTTGAAGGGCGAAGTGGCGAAGCTACATGACGCCGGTGCTCGCGTTCTTCATTTGGACGTGATGGATGGTCATTTCGTCCCCAACATGACGTACGCGATGCCGATCGTCTCAGGATTGCGTCGCCACACGGACATGCCGCTGGACGTCCATTTGATGATCAGCGACCCACTGAAATACGCCGGTCCGATGGTCGATGCGGGCGCAGACATGCTGACGTTCCATGTTGAAGCGGTCCGCGACGCAGCCGAAACGGCCGCTCGAATCCGTGATCTCGGTGTCAGCGTCGGCGTCGCGTTGAACCCCGAAACGCCATTGGGCAGCCTGCGAGAGTGCCTGGCAAACGTGGACATGGTTTTGGTGATGAGTGTCGAAGCGGGCTTTGGAGGCCAGAAATTCAATCCGATCGCTCTCGAAAAACTCCAGACTTTGCGGAGCGAATTCCCTGATCTGCTGCTGCAAATCGACGGCGGCATCGACGCAACCACGATCGGCCCCGCCCGTGCCGCCGGTTGCGATTTGTTCGTCGTCGGATCGGCGATCTTCAAGAAAGGCGACTACAAAGCCGCGATCAGCACGCTGGACGACCAGATTCGGTCACACGGCCCACCCAATGATCCCGATTCCAATGACCTTGGTGTGGGGAACTGATCGATGATTCTTAAATCACCCGCCGTTTCACAGGTGCTGTTGGTACGCCCCGGCGCGACGGAATTTGACGACCAGGGTCGCATCAAGGGCTGTATGGACATGCCGCTAAGCGAAACCGGGCGCCAGCAAGTGGAACTGTTGGCGGATCAAGTTTCGCACATCCCGTGCCGCACGGTTTATACGGCTCCCTGCGAGTCGGCGCGAGAAACGGCGGAAATTCTGGCCACGCATTTGACGGACCCTGACCGCGTCGACCGCGGACGGCCCGCCAAGGTGAAGGTCATCGATTGTTTGCGAAACCTGGATCACGGTTTGTGGCACGGCAAACTGATCGACGAATTGAAGCGAAACCACCCGAAACTGTATCGGCGCGGCCAAGAAACGCCTTGGGACATCTGTCCGCCCGGCGGCGAATCGATCAGCGATGCGCAAATTCGCGTCGAAAAAGCACTCCGCAAACTGCTGAAAAAGTCGCACGACGACCTGGTGGCCATCGTGATCCCAGACCCGATGGCGTGGATCGTTCAAGCCATGCTGGCCGGCGAATCGCTGTCGAATTTGTGGCAAGCCGAGACCGATTCGGGAAAATGGGACGTAATCGACCCCGTTTGGTAGCCGATTTGGCGTACGACGGCGGATCAATCTAGGAGGCACCCGGCAGCCTCGAATACAATGGAATGAGTACATCCGGGTGCCTGCGGGCGTTCTGATGGCATCGAAAGTCACTCGTCCCAGGATTTTTCTGCCGTGTTCCAACGCTTTGCTATCGCTATCGTCTGCTTGACGGGAATGGCTGCCACCGGTTTGGTGGTCGCTGCCGAGCCCGTTCGGCCACAGGTCGCATTGATCAACGAACTGATCGAACAGGGTTGGCGGGACTACGAAATCCGCTCGCCGGCACCCGAAGCCGATGACGCAACCTGGGCACGGCGCGTCCATCTGGACGTGATCGGTCGGATTCCAACAATCGCCGAACTGCAAGAATTTGCCGCCGACCGGGGTAGTGATAAGCGGGCGAAGTTGGTCGACAAACTGTTGTATGACGATCGTTACACCGAAGAGTACGCCGGACACTGGGCGACGATTTGGTCCAACTTGTTGATCGGTCGCAGCGGCGGAAACGACCGTCGGTCGATGGTCAGCCCCGCCGGAATGAAGAAATATCTTCGCGATTCGTTCGCGATGAACAAACCGTACAACACGATGGTTTACGAGTTGGTTTCGGCAACGGGCAGTGGAAAGCCCGGCACCGAGAACTTCAATGGCGCCGCCAACTTTTTACTGGATAAAGTCAATGAAGAAGACGCGGTGCTGGCGACCAGCAGCACGTCAAGAATCTTCTTGGGCCAACAGGTCCAATGCACCCAGTGCCACAACCACCCGTTCAACCAGTGGAAGCAACAAAGGTTCTGGGAATTCAATTCGTTCTTCCGCCAAACACGATCGCTGCGTCGGTTCGTCGAAGGCACCAACGATATCGAGCACGGCGAATTGGTCGACCAGGACTATGCCGGCGAAGGCAACGACCCTGAAGATGCGCTGATCTTTTACGAACTGAGAAACGGTTTGACCAAGGTCGCCTATCCGGTCTTCACCGACGGAACAGAAATCGGCAAGAGCGGTTTCGTCACCGAAGTCAATCGTCGGCAAGAACTGGGACGGTTGATGCTGGAAAGCGAATATCTGGACAAGATGGCCGTCAATCGAATCTGGTCATTGTTTCTGGGTTTCGGATTCACCAAGCCGATCGATGACCTGGGGCCTCACAATCCGGCTTCGCATCCTGAGCTGTTGGAAAAACTGTCGGCCGAGTTTCGCAAGTCCAGCTACGACCTGAAAGAGCTGATCACGTGGATCACGACCAGCCGCCCATATCAACTAGCCGCGGTGCTGGGATCGAACAACGAGATCGATGATCCGTCGATTGGCGAGATGCCGAAGTTCTCTCGCTTTTACTTGCGACAAATGTCAGCGGAACAACTGTACCAATCGATGGTCACCGCGACGGATGCGTCGGCATCGGGAAGCTACGAAGAACAAGAACGTGAACGCCGCAAATGGCTGGAACAGTTCGTTGTGGCGTTCGGAACCGACGAAGGTGACGAAGCGACGACGTTCAACGGCTCGATCCCTCAAGCGTTGATGTTGTTCAACGGTGAGCTGACGCAAAACGCAATCAGCAAAGCCGAAGGTAGCTTCATCGATCGCATCGCCGGATCCGGCCGATCGCCGCAAGAACGCGTCACCAACTTGTTCCAAGCCGGATTGGCGCGACGCCCCAGCAAAACGGAAATGCAAGTCGCCAGCAAACTGTTACAAGCTCGCAAGGGCGACGAAAAAGAAATGTTGCAAGACATGTGGTGGGCTGTTCTGAACAGCAACGAATTCATCATGCAGCATTAAGAAATAGATTTTAGGGATTAGGTTTTAGGTGTTAGAAAAAACTGCCTGCCGGACTAGTCGCTTTATCCATCTTTGACATCACACAACCCAACGCTCACATCCTTCTAACCGGACCCATTCACCATGTCAGCTTTTTGGAAAACTCCCGTCGGCATGGACCGTCGTCACTTCATGCAACACCTGGCCGGATCGTCGGCTGCCGCAGGTGCGGCGATGTCGTTGGGCAGCGCGATCTATGCCAATGCGGACGAGATGAAGAAGAACCGCAAGAGCGCGATCCTGTTATGGATGGGTGGCGGACCGGCCACGATCGACATTTGGGACTTGAAACCGGGTGCGCCGACGGGTGGACCGTTCAAGCCGATCTCGACCACCGGCGACATGCAAATCTGCGAACACATGCCAATGATGGCCCAGCAGATGAAACACCTTTCGATCGTTCGCAGCATGTCGACGCGTGAAGCCGACCACAACCGCGGTCGCTACTACATGCACACCGGCTTTGTACCCAATCCCAATATCGAACACCCCAGTTATGGTTCCGTCATCGCGCACGAGCTGATCGAACAACGACCGGAGTTGGAAATTCCTCCGTTCGTTTCGATCGGCGGCGCAGCTGCCGGCCCCGGTTTCCTCGGGATGGCGTGGAGTCCGTTTTCGGTGACCAGCAACGGTCGGATCCGAAACCTGGATATGAAATTGGACGAGTCGCGATTGATGCAGCGGATGGCCGCGCTGAACGCGATCGAAACAGGTTTCGAGAAACGAACGCGCGACCTGCCGGCATCGGAACACGCCAAAGTTCTGCGCAAAACGTACGACTTGATGACCAGCAGCCAAATGGAAGCGTTCCGTGTCGAAAAGGAACCCGATGAAGTCAAAGAACGCTACGGCACCGACAACTTCGGCCAAGGCTGCTTGCTCGCCCGCCGTTTGGTCGAAGCGGGTGTTCCGTTTGTCGAAGTCGACCTCGGCGGCTGGGACAACCACAACGGCATCCACAACATTCTCAAAGACACCAAACTGCCACAGCTCGACCGCGCCATGAGCGCTTTGACCGAGGACTTGGCTCAACGTGGTTTGTTGGAAGACACGGTCATCATGTGGATGGGCGAATTTGGACGAACGCCACGCATCAACCAAGACGCCGGTCGTGATCACTGGGCTCGTTCGTGGTCGTGTGTCGTCGGCGGCGGCAACCTGAAGGGCGGCCTGGCCGTCGGTGAAACCAGCAGCGATGGAACGGCCGTCGAAAGCGAACCGTACAGCAGCGAAGATTTGATGTCGACGGTTTGCAAAGGCTTGGGCATCTCGACCGAAAAGACGTTCACCAGCAAGAACGGTCGGCCGATGAAGATCGCCGGCGGTGGCAAGATCATCACCGACTTGTTGGCCTAGAACCGTGCCGACGCCGCAGCAATCCGATGGACCGGAGACCGGCGAATTGTCGCCTAACGAGCTGATCGCACGACACCAACGCGGTGTCTGGCGATACCTACGGATGCTCGGATGCGACGATGCGATGGCGGACGATTTGACGCAGGAGACGTTTTTGCGAGTCCTTCGTCGAGACAACTTCGTTCAACATAGTGAAGCCGCAACGAACAGCTACCTTCGCCGAACCGCTTACAATTTGTTGGTGTCGGACCACCGCAAAAACCAACGCATCCAAACGGTCGCTCCGTCGCCGTTGATGGATGAAATTTACGACCGATGGGCAGGAAAGGATCTGTCGGGCGACCAAGCGGTGGATTCGCTTCGGGACTGTTTAAAGGCGTTGACCGATCGAGCTCGATTGGCGCTGACGATGCGTTTCGGCAAGGGTGCTAGCCGGATCGAAATCGCCGAAGCACTCGACATCACCGATCACGGGGCTCGCAATCTGATGCAACGAGCCAAAGGACAGCTTCGCGAATGCGTCGAAGCGAAACTCGAACAACCTTCATCATGATGCCCGATTCAATCCATCCCGAAAACAATAACGACGACGCAATTGGCGATGACGCTCCCGACGAGCGTGCCTTTGATGCGTTGTTGAT
The sequence above is a segment of the Rubripirellula tenax genome. Coding sequences within it:
- a CDS encoding phytoene desaturase family protein, coding for MTAPYDTIIIGAGMSGLAAGIRLAHFDQRVCILEKHYTIGGLNSFYRMGGRDYDVGLHAMTNFARKGSDKKGPLAKLIRQLRFRWEDFKLAEQIGSSIRFPDVSLDFTNDISLLESEIAKQFPDQIDGFRSLCGSLLDYTDMDGDAPNFMRSARQVMAEHITDPLLIEMLICPLMWYGNARENDMDFGQFCIMFRACYLEGFGRPFKGVRVILKNLVKKFRGLGGELKLRSGVSKIHVENGQAAGVVLDDGTEITGKRILSSAGNIETLRMCDDITDVDVARAGKLSFIESISILDRKPVDFGFDRTIVFYNDSPHFTWQKPVGRLCDARTGVICSPNNYVYDAEEGELPDGVIRITTLADHDRWCQLPEIKYRSEKVTQYDDAVASAVRFMPDFRSYVVDTDVFTPKTIRRFTFHDNGAVYGAPDKQLDGTTHLPNVFLCGTDQGFVGIVGAIVSGISMANRHCLQV
- a CDS encoding GTP-binding protein, which codes for MSDAKKIRFVLIGGFLGAGKTTLIGQLARAYAAAGKRVGIITNDQAENLVDTQNLRSQGFDVGEVAGACFCCSFDDLVSTADMLSADGAPDVLLAEPVGSCTDLVATVVLPLQQLLGDRFELAPFGVLLKPSHGKRILSIDAAEARSGFSPQAEYIFRKQLEEADYVMVGRRDQLSDAEVEALKQQLAAVAPNVPVIAVSPATGAGVDEVMGYIESPMTAGRRLLDIDYDTYADGEAELGWVNLTAMIQADVTVDLDTIAADLVGRIRSEVVAKHDGHIAHLKTSVLAGDTQAVANVVSNDSPVDVGLSAGRSVSGTIQVIVNARVAMDPEDLAEVCRVQVNASALACGAVVTSIAARSLRPGRPTPTHRVGA
- a CDS encoding NAD-dependent epimerase/dehydratase family protein, which encodes MRIFLTGATGLLGNTIVRHLAVHRPGDVIHALVRRPPEPKIFEGMDVQFVEADLGDAATYPAIAEAIQHCDVVIHAAALIHIGWKRLNASMQVNRDGTAAIVDACLAHEKPLVHVGTVDTLALGNRSAPANEDTPLDANGEKTQCSYVVSKRAGVDVVMAGVRRGLRAVIVHPGFMLGPWDWKPSSGRMIVEVARTWRPLAPSGGCSICDPRDVAAGTIEAMDGIVEGRIDSGRQYILAGENWTYFELWREIAARTGAGKPVMPAGPGQRWIGSIVAGAMQKWSEKEGDFNTASLELSSQIHWYDSTRAHDELGYRIRDPHKSLDDAVDWIENRLPENSKSASKSGPKSGDF
- the rpe gene encoding ribulose-phosphate 3-epimerase; amino-acid sequence: MARASLEAIRDAAPAVLPSLLLCDFGDLKGEVAKLHDAGARVLHLDVMDGHFVPNMTYAMPIVSGLRRHTDMPLDVHLMISDPLKYAGPMVDAGADMLTFHVEAVRDAAETAARIRDLGVSVGVALNPETPLGSLRECLANVDMVLVMSVEAGFGGQKFNPIALEKLQTLRSEFPDLLLQIDGGIDATTIGPARAAGCDLFVVGSAIFKKGDYKAAISTLDDQIRSHGPPNDPDSNDLGVGN
- a CDS encoding histidine phosphatase family protein, coding for MILKSPAVSQVLLVRPGATEFDDQGRIKGCMDMPLSETGRQQVELLADQVSHIPCRTVYTAPCESARETAEILATHLTDPDRVDRGRPAKVKVIDCLRNLDHGLWHGKLIDELKRNHPKLYRRGQETPWDICPPGGESISDAQIRVEKALRKLLKKSHDDLVAIVIPDPMAWIVQAMLAGESLSNLWQAETDSGKWDVIDPVW
- a CDS encoding DUF1549 domain-containing protein; this translates as MAATGLVVAAEPVRPQVALINELIEQGWRDYEIRSPAPEADDATWARRVHLDVIGRIPTIAELQEFAADRGSDKRAKLVDKLLYDDRYTEEYAGHWATIWSNLLIGRSGGNDRRSMVSPAGMKKYLRDSFAMNKPYNTMVYELVSATGSGKPGTENFNGAANFLLDKVNEEDAVLATSSTSRIFLGQQVQCTQCHNHPFNQWKQQRFWEFNSFFRQTRSLRRFVEGTNDIEHGELVDQDYAGEGNDPEDALIFYELRNGLTKVAYPVFTDGTEIGKSGFVTEVNRRQELGRLMLESEYLDKMAVNRIWSLFLGFGFTKPIDDLGPHNPASHPELLEKLSAEFRKSSYDLKELITWITTSRPYQLAAVLGSNNEIDDPSIGEMPKFSRFYLRQMSAEQLYQSMVTATDASASGSYEEQERERRKWLEQFVVAFGTDEGDEATTFNGSIPQALMLFNGELTQNAISKAEGSFIDRIAGSGRSPQERVTNLFQAGLARRPSKTEMQVASKLLQARKGDEKEMLQDMWWAVLNSNEFIMQH
- a CDS encoding DUF1501 domain-containing protein — its product is MSAFWKTPVGMDRRHFMQHLAGSSAAAGAAMSLGSAIYANADEMKKNRKSAILLWMGGGPATIDIWDLKPGAPTGGPFKPISTTGDMQICEHMPMMAQQMKHLSIVRSMSTREADHNRGRYYMHTGFVPNPNIEHPSYGSVIAHELIEQRPELEIPPFVSIGGAAAGPGFLGMAWSPFSVTSNGRIRNLDMKLDESRLMQRMAALNAIETGFEKRTRDLPASEHAKVLRKTYDLMTSSQMEAFRVEKEPDEVKERYGTDNFGQGCLLARRLVEAGVPFVEVDLGGWDNHNGIHNILKDTKLPQLDRAMSALTEDLAQRGLLEDTVIMWMGEFGRTPRINQDAGRDHWARSWSCVVGGGNLKGGLAVGETSSDGTAVESEPYSSEDLMSTVCKGLGISTEKTFTSKNGRPMKIAGGGKIITDLLA
- a CDS encoding RNA polymerase sigma factor is translated as MPTPQQSDGPETGELSPNELIARHQRGVWRYLRMLGCDDAMADDLTQETFLRVLRRDNFVQHSEAATNSYLRRTAYNLLVSDHRKNQRIQTVAPSPLMDEIYDRWAGKDLSGDQAVDSLRDCLKALTDRARLALTMRFGKGASRIEIAEALDITDHGARNLMQRAKGQLRECVEAKLEQPSS